From the genome of Candidatus Roizmanbacteria bacterium, one region includes:
- a CDS encoding 50S ribosomal protein L1, which yields MGKIRTRVIGLEDVEKEQKKEQKKRAQEKKIVTKTAPEQEEIKDSTAEVSTEAVEKPKKIKKVVIKETKKRTRGKNYRGAKDQVKQEKVYALDEAVSILKKIKYAKFDESVELHINTTAEGLRGEVSLPHSTGKTVRVAIVDDALLDKLAENKIDFDILVSHPSFMPKLARYAKVLGPRGLMPNPKTGTISPKPEEIAKKFAGGLMKWKSEAKFPIVHQMIGKVSLDDKAITENVQTFIQAVGPAKIKEVFIKTTMSPALRISVS from the coding sequence ATGGGAAAAATAAGAACCAGAGTAATCGGCTTAGAAGACGTTGAAAAGGAACAAAAAAAAGAGCAGAAAAAGCGCGCTCAAGAAAAAAAGATTGTTACCAAAACCGCACCTGAGCAGGAAGAGATAAAGGATTCTACTGCAGAAGTGTCAACTGAGGCTGTTGAGAAACCAAAGAAAATAAAGAAGGTCGTTATAAAGGAAACTAAGAAACGTACGCGAGGTAAAAATTATCGAGGAGCGAAGGATCAAGTGAAGCAAGAAAAGGTCTACGCATTGGATGAGGCAGTCTCGATATTAAAGAAGATCAAATATGCAAAGTTTGACGAATCTGTAGAACTTCATATTAATACTACAGCCGAAGGTCTGAGAGGCGAGGTTTCTCTACCTCACTCTACCGGAAAAACAGTTCGAGTTGCGATTGTGGACGATGCGCTTCTCGATAAGCTTGCAGAAAATAAGATTGATTTTGACATCCTGGTTTCACATCCATCATTTATGCCCAAATTAGCCCGATACGCGAAGGTTTTGGGTCCAAGAGGATTAATGCCTAATCCAAAGACCGGAACCATCTCTCCTAAGCCTGAGGAGATCGCTAAGAAATTTGCAGGTGGACTTATGAAGTGGAAAAGCGAGGCGAAGTTTCCCATCGTTCACCAGATGATTGGAAAAGTTTCATTAGACGATAAGGCCATTACTGAGAATGTTCAGACATTTATCCAAGCAGTTGGACCAGCTAAGATAAAGGAAGTCTTCATTAAGACCACCATGTCTCCAGCACTTCGAATCTCCGTTTCATAA
- a CDS encoding gamma-glutamylcyclotransferase: MKYFGYGANKTAEMMSAITGKPIEQLKGVPVVLKGYELGVQRFDQIPDTMMVGSMLPVPVKEIIGGAWSDPESFETYVIRPGEGEVLGTMWDLTDRDRALVRDWELVGDWYKEQMVTVTDEEGQEVEIQTEILGYGQDLDRIVDGMDYPPFLRELSEFQRVAEGARMQFLERNGLSQEGAIPSEDISRS, encoded by the coding sequence ATGAAATACTTCGGCTATGGTGCAAATAAAACTGCAGAGATGATGTCTGCTATTACGGGGAAACCAATCGAGCAATTAAAAGGTGTTCCTGTTGTTTTAAAAGGGTATGAGCTTGGAGTTCAACGATTTGATCAAATACCAGACACTATGATGGTAGGGTCCATGTTACCCGTACCGGTAAAAGAAATAATTGGAGGAGCATGGTCAGATCCAGAGTCCTTTGAAACGTATGTAATTCGACCAGGTGAGGGAGAGGTCCTCGGAACAATGTGGGATTTAACAGATAGAGATAGAGCTTTGGTTCGTGACTGGGAGCTGGTAGGAGATTGGTACAAAGAGCAGATGGTGACGGTTACAGATGAGGAAGGACAGGAAGTTGAGATCCAAACAGAGATATTGGGCTATGGCCAAGATCTGGACCGAATAGTTGACGGAATGGATTACCCACCATTTCTCAGGGAGTTAAGCGAATTTCAAAGAGTTGCAGAAGGGGCGAGAATGCAGTTTCTGGAGCGGAATGGTCTATCGCAAGAAGGAGCGATTCCTTCAGAGGATATTTCTAGATCTTAA
- a CDS encoding cytidylate kinase-like family protein, with the protein MKKLFELINRNILSSKVEDFIKNRRAGDRHPIITISREYGSGGSIVAQKLAPILGGNWRIFHEEIVNEIAKEARLEKKLIREIDEKHVPLIEELTEDFFGKRYMTLRSYSRHLLKILSVIGLRGNAIIIGRGAQFLFPSALKVRIIADMEDRVKTIIKFKKISEKRARLLIDKIDAERNEFNKSLYNHDQRKAHHYDLVIKISETCNLDDAAKIILSLAKSRFKI; encoded by the coding sequence ATGAAAAAACTGTTTGAGCTTATAAATCGAAACATTCTTAGCTCTAAAGTTGAAGACTTTATAAAAAATCGTCGAGCAGGAGACAGGCATCCAATCATTACTATCTCGCGTGAATACGGCTCAGGAGGAAGCATCGTAGCTCAAAAACTAGCTCCTATTCTTGGAGGAAACTGGAGAATTTTTCATGAGGAAATCGTAAATGAGATTGCGAAGGAAGCGCGTCTTGAAAAGAAGCTTATTCGAGAGATCGACGAAAAGCATGTACCTCTTATCGAAGAATTGACCGAAGACTTCTTTGGTAAGCGCTACATGACGCTCCGTAGTTACTCAAGACACCTTCTTAAGATTTTGTCAGTTATCGGTTTGAGAGGTAATGCAATTATCATTGGACGAGGGGCTCAGTTTCTTTTTCCCTCAGCGCTCAAGGTTAGAATAATAGCCGATATGGAAGACCGCGTTAAGACAATTATTAAGTTCAAGAAAATTTCGGAAAAACGCGCAAGGTTGCTCATCGATAAGATTGATGCAGAGCGAAATGAATTTAATAAATCGTTATATAACCATGACCAACGCAAAGCTCATCACTACGACTTGGTTATTAAAATAAGCGAGACCTGTAATTTAGATGATGCGGCAAAAATCATCCTCAGTCTTGCAAAAAGTAGATTTAAGATCTAG